In Pseudomonadota bacterium, a genomic segment contains:
- a CDS encoding response regulator, producing MNATDRRPHYRDYSDLAFFDPLKTPVWIFDVDRHSMWWANRSALSFWKADSIAALQARDFSTDSETVRLRLKRIVEAPDPASSVRETWTLYPDQSPATVNLDMRPVLIAENRNALMIEASAELDLTQNPDALRILEAARSSAILVSTFSLEGRLLSQNPAANARYAGLEPDSGQTELMGRFENPSVAEKILAAVANEGLFEGEVAVRTASGIRIHDVIASKGRDPVSGEFVTVLNEEDRTQESRLRRELEALNNELERRVQERTEALEQANESLKTEIRERQMVEEKLRSAQKLEAIGKLTGGIAHDFNNILAVVMGNVDLLDGQSDYFDEARSAIREASERGADLTQRLLAFSRRQPLSPQSIKLSELLEGTIELLRRTLGETINIVVRDCEDEWPIFADPGQLENAIVNIALNARDAMPDGGELAFACRKLSLPAQASPTFEELVAGDYVVLSIADTGSGMTAEVQTQAFEPFFTTKDVGQGSGLGLSMVYGFARQSGGLARIISQSKTGTTLELILPRSEESYRAQAPAPVAAQPARGDETLLLVEDNAELLKVTQIMLEQLGYTVCSASDGEAALRLLAGDQPIDLVLSDVVLPGSLSGPELINRARRHRPALKAVFVSGYPRELLVNAGFDASRDRLLTKPFRRSELCQALREALD from the coding sequence ATGAACGCCACAGACCGACGGCCACATTACCGAGATTATTCAGACCTTGCGTTCTTTGACCCACTAAAGACACCCGTCTGGATCTTCGACGTGGATCGCCACAGCATGTGGTGGGCCAACCGGTCTGCGCTGTCCTTCTGGAAAGCCGACTCTATCGCAGCGCTTCAGGCGCGCGATTTTTCGACCGATAGCGAAACCGTTCGCCTCCGACTGAAGCGTATCGTGGAAGCGCCGGACCCGGCGAGCTCGGTTCGCGAGACCTGGACGCTTTATCCCGATCAGTCGCCGGCGACAGTTAACCTGGATATGCGTCCGGTGCTGATTGCCGAGAACCGCAACGCGCTGATGATCGAGGCCTCAGCTGAACTCGACCTGACTCAAAACCCTGACGCTCTACGTATCCTGGAAGCGGCGCGATCTTCAGCCATTTTGGTCAGCACCTTTTCCCTTGAAGGACGACTGCTGTCCCAAAATCCCGCCGCCAACGCACGTTATGCGGGCCTCGAGCCTGACTCAGGGCAGACCGAGCTGATGGGGCGCTTTGAGAACCCTAGCGTCGCCGAAAAGATCCTTGCTGCGGTGGCGAATGAGGGGCTGTTCGAGGGAGAGGTTGCGGTCAGGACCGCCTCCGGTATCCGCATCCACGACGTGATTGCGAGCAAGGGGCGCGACCCGGTATCGGGTGAGTTCGTGACGGTCCTGAACGAAGAAGATCGCACGCAAGAATCTCGGCTGCGCCGCGAGCTCGAGGCGCTCAACAACGAGCTGGAAAGACGCGTTCAGGAGCGGACCGAAGCTCTAGAGCAGGCCAATGAGAGTCTGAAGACCGAGATACGCGAGCGTCAGATGGTCGAGGAAAAGCTGCGCAGCGCGCAAAAGCTGGAGGCCATCGGGAAGTTGACGGGCGGCATTGCCCACGACTTCAACAATATTCTTGCTGTAGTGATGGGCAATGTGGATCTGCTCGACGGCCAGAGCGACTATTTTGACGAGGCTCGCAGCGCCATCCGAGAGGCGAGCGAACGAGGCGCTGATCTCACCCAACGTCTGCTCGCATTTTCCCGCAGGCAGCCGTTGTCTCCACAATCGATCAAGCTATCCGAGCTGCTTGAAGGAACGATTGAACTGTTGCGTCGTACGCTGGGCGAAACGATCAACATCGTCGTCCGCGACTGCGAGGACGAGTGGCCGATCTTTGCTGATCCCGGTCAGCTGGAAAACGCCATCGTGAATATTGCGCTGAACGCGCGCGACGCCATGCCCGACGGCGGCGAGCTGGCCTTCGCCTGCCGCAAGCTCAGCTTGCCTGCTCAGGCCTCGCCGACCTTCGAAGAGCTGGTCGCTGGGGACTATGTAGTGCTCAGCATCGCCGACACCGGCAGCGGCATGACCGCCGAGGTTCAAACCCAAGCTTTTGAACCGTTTTTTACGACCAAAGATGTCGGCCAGGGTTCGGGCCTCGGGCTGTCGATGGTGTATGGCTTTGCCCGGCAATCCGGCGGGCTCGCGCGGATTATCAGTCAATCCAAGACCGGTACGACGCTCGAACTGATTCTCCCGCGCTCTGAGGAATCCTACAGGGCACAGGCGCCAGCGCCAGTTGCCGCACAGCCGGCCCGCGGGGACGAGACTCTGCTGCTCGTCGAAGACAATGCTGAGTTGCTGAAGGTAACGCAGATCATGCTGGAACAGCTCGGCTATACCGTGTGTAGCGCGTCAGATGGGGAGGCCGCGCTGCGCCTCTTAGCCGGTGATCAGCCGATCGATCTGGTGCTGTCCGACGTCGTGCTGCCCGGCAGTCTGAGTGGCCCGGAGTTGATCAATCGAGCAAGGCGCCATCGGCCTGCGTTGAAAGCGGTATTCGTATCCGGCTATCCGAGAGAGCTCTTGGTGAACGCCGGATTTGACGCTTCCCGCGATCGTCTGTTGACCAAACCCTTCCGCCGGTCAGAGCTGTGTCAGGCGCTCCGCGAAGCCCTGGACTAA
- a CDS encoding LacI family DNA-binding transcriptional regulator — MATKSTDHTPATIEDVALIAGVSIKTVSRVVNHEPNVRDSTRENVQQAIAQLNYRPNTAARRLAGHRSYLFALLYDDPSAYPNASASYVTNLQGGALQVAREQGYDLLIHPWDYRDPLVAEEIRRLIEQSNIDGLLLAPPLAELRSITTMLRSMGKAVVRISPGRTRRADGVTTNDREVSAEMTRYLASLGHRRIVYLKGHPDHRAMGGREQGFLDGMTQSELPVTKSSLQQGDNSFDSGVACARKLLKWRQPPTAIFAANDDMAAGVLQVAQEFDIDVPTQLSVAGFDDTPLSRQVWPPLTTINQPIFEMGKAAATLLFQQISGQHSTQGIRVDSKLVVRRSTGPAP, encoded by the coding sequence ATGGCGACGAAGTCCACAGACCACACTCCGGCAACGATCGAGGACGTTGCGCTGATTGCGGGCGTGTCGATCAAGACCGTGTCTCGGGTGGTGAACCATGAGCCCAACGTGCGCGACTCGACCCGGGAAAACGTGCAGCAGGCGATTGCCCAGCTGAACTATCGCCCCAACACGGCCGCCCGGAGACTGGCCGGCCACCGCAGCTATCTTTTTGCGCTGTTGTATGACGATCCGAGCGCCTATCCGAACGCCAGCGCCAGCTACGTGACCAATCTGCAGGGCGGCGCGCTGCAGGTTGCGCGGGAACAGGGCTATGACCTGCTGATCCATCCCTGGGACTACCGCGATCCGCTGGTGGCTGAGGAGATCCGCCGGCTGATCGAGCAATCCAACATCGATGGCCTGCTGCTAGCACCCCCGCTGGCGGAGCTGCGGTCGATCACGACAATGCTCCGGTCGATGGGCAAAGCTGTCGTACGTATTTCGCCCGGCCGGACCCGACGCGCTGACGGCGTCACGACCAACGACCGCGAAGTCAGCGCCGAAATGACGCGTTACCTCGCGTCGCTGGGCCACCGTCGGATCGTCTACCTGAAGGGCCATCCGGACCATCGGGCGATGGGCGGCCGGGAGCAGGGTTTTCTTGACGGCATGACGCAGAGTGAACTGCCCGTTACCAAGTCTTCGCTGCAGCAGGGCGATAACTCCTTCGACTCGGGCGTTGCCTGCGCCCGCAAGCTGCTGAAATGGCGCCAGCCGCCCACCGCAATTTTTGCCGCCAACGATGACATGGCAGCCGGCGTACTTCAGGTGGCTCAGGAATTCGACATCGACGTTCCCACCCAGCTATCGGTCGCCGGTTTTGACGACACGCCGCTGTCCAGGCAGGTCTGGCCGCCGCTCACGACGATCAACCAGCCCATTTTTGAGATGGGAAAAGCCGCCGCCACGCTGCTCTTCCAGCAGATCAGCGGCCAGCATTCCACCCAAGGTATCAGGGTCGACTCGAAGCTGGTGGTACGCCGGTCCACCGGTCCAGCGCCCTGA
- the ppk2 gene encoding polyphosphate kinase 2 → MAPEPPVETLLASEVRHDPSRIRDLFRNGTYPYKTKIRRTTYDQHKEELQVELLKVQNWVKQTGQRIVVLFEGRDAAGKGGTIKRFMEHLNPRAARVVALEKPTDYERGQWYFQRYVRHLPTKGEIVFFDRSWYNRAGVERVMGFCDSLEYLEFMRQAPDLERMLTRSGIHFFKYWFSVTQQEQQRRFSAREQDPLKQWKLSPIDKLSRDKWVDYTEAKEAMFFYTDTADAPWTIIKSDDKKRARLNCMQHFLSRLDYPDKDKHVVRGPDPLIVGNPSQVIDKDRHLWA, encoded by the coding sequence ATGGCGCCGGAACCGCCGGTGGAAACGCTGCTGGCCAGCGAAGTTCGCCACGACCCATCGCGGATTCGTGACCTGTTTAGAAACGGCACCTACCCCTATAAGACCAAGATTCGGCGAACGACCTATGACCAGCACAAGGAGGAGCTGCAGGTTGAGCTGCTCAAGGTTCAGAACTGGGTGAAGCAGACCGGGCAGCGGATTGTGGTGTTGTTTGAAGGGCGCGATGCTGCCGGCAAGGGGGGCACCATCAAGCGATTCATGGAGCATCTAAACCCACGGGCCGCCCGGGTCGTTGCCCTGGAGAAGCCGACCGACTACGAACGTGGCCAGTGGTATTTTCAGCGCTACGTCCGGCATCTGCCGACGAAAGGCGAAATCGTCTTTTTCGACCGCTCCTGGTACAACCGCGCTGGCGTCGAGCGCGTGATGGGGTTTTGTGATTCGCTGGAATATCTGGAGTTCATGCGCCAGGCGCCTGATCTGGAGCGTATGCTGACCCGATCAGGCATACACTTTTTTAAGTACTGGTTCTCCGTAACGCAGCAGGAACAGCAGCGCCGCTTCTCCGCCCGGGAGCAAGACCCGCTGAAGCAGTGGAAGCTGAGCCCCATCGACAAGCTCTCCCGGGACAAGTGGGTCGACTATACGGAAGCGAAAGAGGCCATGTTCTTCTATACCGACACCGCCGACGCGCCCTGGACGATCATCAAGTCGGACGACAAGAAACGGGCCCGCTTGAACTGTATGCAGCACTTCCTGTCGCGCCTGGACTACCCCGACAAAGACAAGCACGTGGTTCGCGGCCCGGACCCGCTGATCGTTGGGAACCCGTCGCAGGTCATCGACAAAGACCGGCACCTCTGGGCCTGA